In Corvus cornix cornix isolate S_Up_H32 chromosome 4A, ASM73873v5, whole genome shotgun sequence, one genomic interval encodes:
- the FRMD7 gene encoding FERM domain-containing protein 7 isoform X5 codes for MLHLKVQFLDDSQKIFVVDQKSCGKALFNLTCSHLNLAEREYFGLEFHSQAGNQVWLEPLKPITKQVKMDPGHLREELTRYLFTLQIKKDLAQGRLPCSDKSTALIISHLLQSEVGDFHEETDQQHLATHRYLPNQEYLDKKIMHYHRRHRGKTPAESDIQLLDVARKLEMYGIRPHPASDGEGTQINLAVTHMGVLVLQGNTKINTFNWSKIRKLSFKRKHFLIKLHANISALCKDTLEFTMASRDTCKAFWKTCVEYHAFFRLSEEPKSKPKALLCSKGSSFRYSGRTQRQLLEHGRKAKIKSLPFERKHCTSRYDERQCRSSPDLLTDVSKQVEELRLAYGSRGSYHANGVHASEPTLDSQRRSSTMEVRFATELEHSKTEASPTFLPHSKSSSAFPLLYAELEMERAWEPIDFFAARNPLTSFRPHHQFTGNSKSTSVGNMREVSTRPLVYMDTPCPLPMVAPAPPVLFYLDRALQSPCPVPASGEDTAGQAGAGNPVAAKPPRQSPGETQAGQFHCEAIGTAMGTSMMGKNRSLAHSFDYSLQEQPPKRSWSQSDMKTICFTYGSEFRPLGPCPALSSRKGGVYWHVPAQQGLAPRPRHSTERYLGSSTESSDSDSDLLATDYCSLYGRVLRSPMARVRLSSGSLQLDEEDEEVSFATSTAEERVSRGASKYFT; via the exons CAAAAATCCTGTGGGAAAGCGCTCTTCAACCTCACCTGCAGCCACCTCAACCTTGCAGAGAGGGAGTACTTCGGGCTGGAGtttcacagccaggctgggaaccAG GTCTGGTTGGAACCACTAAAACCCATAACAAAGCAAGTCAAAA TGGACCCTGGCCACCTGAGAGAAGAACTGACCAG GTACCTCTTCACCCTCCAGATCAAGAAGGACCTGGCACAGGGGCGGCTGCCCTGTAGTGACAAGAGCACGGCGCTGATCATCTCCCACCTGTTGCAGT CCGAGGTGGGTGACTTCCATGAGGAGACAGACCAGCAGCACCTGGCCACACACAGGTACCTGCCCAACCAGGAGTACCTAGACAAGAAGATCATGCACTACCACCGGAGACACAG AGGGAAGACGCCTGCCGAGTCGGACATTCAGCTGCTGGACGTGGCCAGGAAGCTGGAGATGTACGGAATCCGCCCGCACCCCGCCAGTGATGGCGAGGGGACACAGATCAACCTGGCTGTGACACACATGGGAGTGCTGGTGTTGCAG GGCAATACAAAGATCAACACCTTCAACTGGTCCAAAATTCGCAAACTGAGTTTCAAGAGGAAGCATTTTCTCATCAAGCTCCATGCAAACATCTCT GCGCTGTGCAAGGACACACTGGAGTTCACTATGGCGAGCCGGGACACCTGCAAGGCCTTCTGGAAGACATGTGTGGAGTACCATGCCTTCTTCAGGCTCTCTGAAGAGCCCAAGTCAAAGCCCAAAGCCCTTCTGTGCAGCAAAGGCTCCAGCTTCCGCTACAG TGGGAGGACTCAGcggcagctgctggagcacgGGAGGAAGGCTAAGATAAAGAGCCTGCCCTTTGAGAG GAAGCACTGCACATCCCGCTACGATGAGAGGCAGTGCCGCTCCTCCCCAGACCTTCTGACAGATGTATCAAAGCAG GTGGAGGAGCTGCGCCTGGCCTACGGCAGCCGGGGCTCGTACCACGCCAATGGAGTGCATGCCTCTGAGCCCACCCTGGACAGCCAGCGTCGGAGCTCCACCATGGAGGTGAGGTTTGCCACTGAGCTGGAGCACTCCAAGACTGAAGCATCCCCCACTTTCCTGCCCCACTCCAAAAGCTCGTCTGCTTTCCCCCTGCTCTACGCTGAGCTGGAGATGGAGCGGGCATGGGAGCCCATCGACTTCTTCGCAGCCAGGAATCCCTTGACATCCTTTCGGCCCCACCACCAGTTCACTGGGAACAGTAAAAGCACCTCTGTGGGCAACATGCGGGAGGTGAGCACCCGGCCGCTGGTGTACATGGATACACCCTGTCCCCTACCCATGgtggccccggccccgccagtGCTCTTTTATCTGGACAGGGCCCTGCAGTCTCCATGCCCTGTACCAGCTTCTGGTGAGGacacagcaggacaggctggTGCAGGCAACCCCGTAGCAGCAAAACCCCCTCGACAGAGCCCAGGTGAGACCCAGGCTGGGCAGTTCCATTGTGAGGCTATAGGCACAGCTATGGGCACAAGCATGATGGGGAAGAACAGGTCACTGGCTCACTCCTTTGATTACAGCCTTCAGGAGCAGCCTCCCAAGCGGTCTTGGAGCCAGTCAGACATGAAAACCATCTGCTTCACCTATGGCTCCGAGTTCAGGCCCCTGGGGCCGTGCCCCGCACTGAGCAGCCGGAAAGGGGGTGTTTATTGGCACGTCCCAGCCCAGCAAGGGCTGGCTCCACGGCCACGGCACTCCACTGAGCGCTacctgggcagcagcactgagtcCAGTGACTCTGACTCGGACCTGCTGGCCACTGACTACTGCTCCCTGTACGGCCGCGTGCTGCGCTCACCCATGGCCCGCGTGCGGCTCTCCTCGGGCAGTCTCCAACtggatgaggaggatgaggaggtgTCCTttgccaccagcactgctgaagaGAGGGTTTCCAGAGGGGCCTCCAAGTATTTCACCTAG
- the FRMD7 gene encoding FERM domain-containing protein 7 isoform X1: protein MVRKGVEGRELKLLPVSLKSHHGCYQHCLTCCFCAVFVCQQKSCGKALFNLTCSHLNLAEREYFGLEFHSQAGNQVWLEPLKPITKQVKNPKEVLFKFMVKFFPVDPGHLREELTRYLFTLQIKKDLAQGRLPCSDKSTALIISHLLQSEVGDFHEETDQQHLATHRYLPNQEYLDKKIMHYHRRHRGKTPAESDIQLLDVARKLEMYGIRPHPASDGEGTQINLAVTHMGVLVLQGNTKINTFNWSKIRKLSFKRKHFLIKLHANISALCKDTLEFTMASRDTCKAFWKTCVEYHAFFRLSEEPKSKPKALLCSKGSSFRYSGRTQRQLLEHGRKAKIKSLPFERKHCTSRYDERQCRSSPDLLTDVSKQVEELRLAYGSRGSYHANGVHASEPTLDSQRRSSTMEVRFATELEHSKTEASPTFLPHSKSSSAFPLLYAELEMERAWEPIDFFAARNPLTSFRPHHQFTGNSKSTSVGNMREVSTRPLVYMDTPCPLPMVAPAPPVLFYLDRALQSPCPVPASGEDTAGQAGAGNPVAAKPPRQSPGETQAGQFHCEAIGTAMGTSMMGKNRSLAHSFDYSLQEQPPKRSWSQSDMKTICFTYGSEFRPLGPCPALSSRKGGVYWHVPAQQGLAPRPRHSTERYLGSSTESSDSDSDLLATDYCSLYGRVLRSPMARVRLSSGSLQLDEEDEEVSFATSTAEERVSRGASKYFT from the exons ATGGTCAGGAAAGGGGTTGAAGGCAGGGAGCTGAAGCTTCTCCCTGTCTCTCTGAAATCCCATCATGGCTGCTATCAGCATTGCCTAACCTGTtgcttctgtgctgtgtttgtttgcCAGCAAAAATCCTGTGGGAAAGCGCTCTTCAACCTCACCTGCAGCCACCTCAACCTTGCAGAGAGGGAGTACTTCGGGCTGGAGtttcacagccaggctgggaaccAG GTCTGGTTGGAACCACTAAAACCCATAACAAAGCAAGTCAAAA ATCCTAAGGAGGTTCTTTTCAAATTTATGGTGAAATTTTTCCCAGTGGACCCTGGCCACCTGAGAGAAGAACTGACCAG GTACCTCTTCACCCTCCAGATCAAGAAGGACCTGGCACAGGGGCGGCTGCCCTGTAGTGACAAGAGCACGGCGCTGATCATCTCCCACCTGTTGCAGT CCGAGGTGGGTGACTTCCATGAGGAGACAGACCAGCAGCACCTGGCCACACACAGGTACCTGCCCAACCAGGAGTACCTAGACAAGAAGATCATGCACTACCACCGGAGACACAG AGGGAAGACGCCTGCCGAGTCGGACATTCAGCTGCTGGACGTGGCCAGGAAGCTGGAGATGTACGGAATCCGCCCGCACCCCGCCAGTGATGGCGAGGGGACACAGATCAACCTGGCTGTGACACACATGGGAGTGCTGGTGTTGCAG GGCAATACAAAGATCAACACCTTCAACTGGTCCAAAATTCGCAAACTGAGTTTCAAGAGGAAGCATTTTCTCATCAAGCTCCATGCAAACATCTCT GCGCTGTGCAAGGACACACTGGAGTTCACTATGGCGAGCCGGGACACCTGCAAGGCCTTCTGGAAGACATGTGTGGAGTACCATGCCTTCTTCAGGCTCTCTGAAGAGCCCAAGTCAAAGCCCAAAGCCCTTCTGTGCAGCAAAGGCTCCAGCTTCCGCTACAG TGGGAGGACTCAGcggcagctgctggagcacgGGAGGAAGGCTAAGATAAAGAGCCTGCCCTTTGAGAG GAAGCACTGCACATCCCGCTACGATGAGAGGCAGTGCCGCTCCTCCCCAGACCTTCTGACAGATGTATCAAAGCAG GTGGAGGAGCTGCGCCTGGCCTACGGCAGCCGGGGCTCGTACCACGCCAATGGAGTGCATGCCTCTGAGCCCACCCTGGACAGCCAGCGTCGGAGCTCCACCATGGAGGTGAGGTTTGCCACTGAGCTGGAGCACTCCAAGACTGAAGCATCCCCCACTTTCCTGCCCCACTCCAAAAGCTCGTCTGCTTTCCCCCTGCTCTACGCTGAGCTGGAGATGGAGCGGGCATGGGAGCCCATCGACTTCTTCGCAGCCAGGAATCCCTTGACATCCTTTCGGCCCCACCACCAGTTCACTGGGAACAGTAAAAGCACCTCTGTGGGCAACATGCGGGAGGTGAGCACCCGGCCGCTGGTGTACATGGATACACCCTGTCCCCTACCCATGgtggccccggccccgccagtGCTCTTTTATCTGGACAGGGCCCTGCAGTCTCCATGCCCTGTACCAGCTTCTGGTGAGGacacagcaggacaggctggTGCAGGCAACCCCGTAGCAGCAAAACCCCCTCGACAGAGCCCAGGTGAGACCCAGGCTGGGCAGTTCCATTGTGAGGCTATAGGCACAGCTATGGGCACAAGCATGATGGGGAAGAACAGGTCACTGGCTCACTCCTTTGATTACAGCCTTCAGGAGCAGCCTCCCAAGCGGTCTTGGAGCCAGTCAGACATGAAAACCATCTGCTTCACCTATGGCTCCGAGTTCAGGCCCCTGGGGCCGTGCCCCGCACTGAGCAGCCGGAAAGGGGGTGTTTATTGGCACGTCCCAGCCCAGCAAGGGCTGGCTCCACGGCCACGGCACTCCACTGAGCGCTacctgggcagcagcactgagtcCAGTGACTCTGACTCGGACCTGCTGGCCACTGACTACTGCTCCCTGTACGGCCGCGTGCTGCGCTCACCCATGGCCCGCGTGCGGCTCTCCTCGGGCAGTCTCCAACtggatgaggaggatgaggaggtgTCCTttgccaccagcactgctgaagaGAGGGTTTCCAGAGGGGCCTCCAAGTATTTCACCTAG
- the FRMD7 gene encoding FERM domain-containing protein 7 isoform X2, with protein MVRKGVEGRELKLLPVSLKSHHGCYQHCLTCCFCAVFVCQQKSCGKALFNLTCSHLNLAEREYFGLEFHSQAGNQVWLEPLKPITKQVKMDPGHLREELTRYLFTLQIKKDLAQGRLPCSDKSTALIISHLLQSEVGDFHEETDQQHLATHRYLPNQEYLDKKIMHYHRRHRGKTPAESDIQLLDVARKLEMYGIRPHPASDGEGTQINLAVTHMGVLVLQGNTKINTFNWSKIRKLSFKRKHFLIKLHANISALCKDTLEFTMASRDTCKAFWKTCVEYHAFFRLSEEPKSKPKALLCSKGSSFRYSGRTQRQLLEHGRKAKIKSLPFERKHCTSRYDERQCRSSPDLLTDVSKQVEELRLAYGSRGSYHANGVHASEPTLDSQRRSSTMEVRFATELEHSKTEASPTFLPHSKSSSAFPLLYAELEMERAWEPIDFFAARNPLTSFRPHHQFTGNSKSTSVGNMREVSTRPLVYMDTPCPLPMVAPAPPVLFYLDRALQSPCPVPASGEDTAGQAGAGNPVAAKPPRQSPGETQAGQFHCEAIGTAMGTSMMGKNRSLAHSFDYSLQEQPPKRSWSQSDMKTICFTYGSEFRPLGPCPALSSRKGGVYWHVPAQQGLAPRPRHSTERYLGSSTESSDSDSDLLATDYCSLYGRVLRSPMARVRLSSGSLQLDEEDEEVSFATSTAEERVSRGASKYFT; from the exons ATGGTCAGGAAAGGGGTTGAAGGCAGGGAGCTGAAGCTTCTCCCTGTCTCTCTGAAATCCCATCATGGCTGCTATCAGCATTGCCTAACCTGTtgcttctgtgctgtgtttgtttgcCAGCAAAAATCCTGTGGGAAAGCGCTCTTCAACCTCACCTGCAGCCACCTCAACCTTGCAGAGAGGGAGTACTTCGGGCTGGAGtttcacagccaggctgggaaccAG GTCTGGTTGGAACCACTAAAACCCATAACAAAGCAAGTCAAAA TGGACCCTGGCCACCTGAGAGAAGAACTGACCAG GTACCTCTTCACCCTCCAGATCAAGAAGGACCTGGCACAGGGGCGGCTGCCCTGTAGTGACAAGAGCACGGCGCTGATCATCTCCCACCTGTTGCAGT CCGAGGTGGGTGACTTCCATGAGGAGACAGACCAGCAGCACCTGGCCACACACAGGTACCTGCCCAACCAGGAGTACCTAGACAAGAAGATCATGCACTACCACCGGAGACACAG AGGGAAGACGCCTGCCGAGTCGGACATTCAGCTGCTGGACGTGGCCAGGAAGCTGGAGATGTACGGAATCCGCCCGCACCCCGCCAGTGATGGCGAGGGGACACAGATCAACCTGGCTGTGACACACATGGGAGTGCTGGTGTTGCAG GGCAATACAAAGATCAACACCTTCAACTGGTCCAAAATTCGCAAACTGAGTTTCAAGAGGAAGCATTTTCTCATCAAGCTCCATGCAAACATCTCT GCGCTGTGCAAGGACACACTGGAGTTCACTATGGCGAGCCGGGACACCTGCAAGGCCTTCTGGAAGACATGTGTGGAGTACCATGCCTTCTTCAGGCTCTCTGAAGAGCCCAAGTCAAAGCCCAAAGCCCTTCTGTGCAGCAAAGGCTCCAGCTTCCGCTACAG TGGGAGGACTCAGcggcagctgctggagcacgGGAGGAAGGCTAAGATAAAGAGCCTGCCCTTTGAGAG GAAGCACTGCACATCCCGCTACGATGAGAGGCAGTGCCGCTCCTCCCCAGACCTTCTGACAGATGTATCAAAGCAG GTGGAGGAGCTGCGCCTGGCCTACGGCAGCCGGGGCTCGTACCACGCCAATGGAGTGCATGCCTCTGAGCCCACCCTGGACAGCCAGCGTCGGAGCTCCACCATGGAGGTGAGGTTTGCCACTGAGCTGGAGCACTCCAAGACTGAAGCATCCCCCACTTTCCTGCCCCACTCCAAAAGCTCGTCTGCTTTCCCCCTGCTCTACGCTGAGCTGGAGATGGAGCGGGCATGGGAGCCCATCGACTTCTTCGCAGCCAGGAATCCCTTGACATCCTTTCGGCCCCACCACCAGTTCACTGGGAACAGTAAAAGCACCTCTGTGGGCAACATGCGGGAGGTGAGCACCCGGCCGCTGGTGTACATGGATACACCCTGTCCCCTACCCATGgtggccccggccccgccagtGCTCTTTTATCTGGACAGGGCCCTGCAGTCTCCATGCCCTGTACCAGCTTCTGGTGAGGacacagcaggacaggctggTGCAGGCAACCCCGTAGCAGCAAAACCCCCTCGACAGAGCCCAGGTGAGACCCAGGCTGGGCAGTTCCATTGTGAGGCTATAGGCACAGCTATGGGCACAAGCATGATGGGGAAGAACAGGTCACTGGCTCACTCCTTTGATTACAGCCTTCAGGAGCAGCCTCCCAAGCGGTCTTGGAGCCAGTCAGACATGAAAACCATCTGCTTCACCTATGGCTCCGAGTTCAGGCCCCTGGGGCCGTGCCCCGCACTGAGCAGCCGGAAAGGGGGTGTTTATTGGCACGTCCCAGCCCAGCAAGGGCTGGCTCCACGGCCACGGCACTCCACTGAGCGCTacctgggcagcagcactgagtcCAGTGACTCTGACTCGGACCTGCTGGCCACTGACTACTGCTCCCTGTACGGCCGCGTGCTGCGCTCACCCATGGCCCGCGTGCGGCTCTCCTCGGGCAGTCTCCAACtggatgaggaggatgaggaggtgTCCTttgccaccagcactgctgaagaGAGGGTTTCCAGAGGGGCCTCCAAGTATTTCACCTAG
- the FRMD7 gene encoding FERM domain-containing protein 7 isoform X3 encodes MLHLKVQFLDDSQKIFVVDQKSCGKALFNLTCSHLNLAEREYFGLEFHSQAGNQVWLEPLKPITKQVKNPKEVLFKFMVKFFPVDPGHLREELTRYLFTLQIKKDLAQGRLPCSDKSTALIISHLLQSEVGDFHEETDQQHLATHRYLPNQEYLDKKIMHYHRRHRGKTPAESDIQLLDVARKLEMYGIRPHPASDGEGTQINLAVTHMGVLVLQGNTKINTFNWSKIRKLSFKRKHFLIKLHANISALCKDTLEFTMASRDTCKAFWKTCVEYHAFFRLSEEPKSKPKALLCSKGSSFRYSGRTQRQLLEHGRKAKIKSLPFERKHCTSRYDERQCRSSPDLLTDVSKQVEELRLAYGSRGSYHANGVHASEPTLDSQRRSSTMEVRFATELEHSKTEASPTFLPHSKSSSAFPLLYAELEMERAWEPIDFFAARNPLTSFRPHHQFTGNSKSTSVGNMREVSTRPLVYMDTPCPLPMVAPAPPVLFYLDRALQSPCPVPASGEDTAGQAGAGNPVAAKPPRQSPGETQAGQFHCEAIGTAMGTSMMGKNRSLAHSFDYSLQEQPPKRSWSQSDMKTICFTYGSEFRPLGPCPALSSRKGGVYWHVPAQQGLAPRPRHSTERYLGSSTESSDSDSDLLATDYCSLYGRVLRSPMARVRLSSGSLQLDEEDEEVSFATSTAEERVSRGASKYFT; translated from the exons CAAAAATCCTGTGGGAAAGCGCTCTTCAACCTCACCTGCAGCCACCTCAACCTTGCAGAGAGGGAGTACTTCGGGCTGGAGtttcacagccaggctgggaaccAG GTCTGGTTGGAACCACTAAAACCCATAACAAAGCAAGTCAAAA ATCCTAAGGAGGTTCTTTTCAAATTTATGGTGAAATTTTTCCCAGTGGACCCTGGCCACCTGAGAGAAGAACTGACCAG GTACCTCTTCACCCTCCAGATCAAGAAGGACCTGGCACAGGGGCGGCTGCCCTGTAGTGACAAGAGCACGGCGCTGATCATCTCCCACCTGTTGCAGT CCGAGGTGGGTGACTTCCATGAGGAGACAGACCAGCAGCACCTGGCCACACACAGGTACCTGCCCAACCAGGAGTACCTAGACAAGAAGATCATGCACTACCACCGGAGACACAG AGGGAAGACGCCTGCCGAGTCGGACATTCAGCTGCTGGACGTGGCCAGGAAGCTGGAGATGTACGGAATCCGCCCGCACCCCGCCAGTGATGGCGAGGGGACACAGATCAACCTGGCTGTGACACACATGGGAGTGCTGGTGTTGCAG GGCAATACAAAGATCAACACCTTCAACTGGTCCAAAATTCGCAAACTGAGTTTCAAGAGGAAGCATTTTCTCATCAAGCTCCATGCAAACATCTCT GCGCTGTGCAAGGACACACTGGAGTTCACTATGGCGAGCCGGGACACCTGCAAGGCCTTCTGGAAGACATGTGTGGAGTACCATGCCTTCTTCAGGCTCTCTGAAGAGCCCAAGTCAAAGCCCAAAGCCCTTCTGTGCAGCAAAGGCTCCAGCTTCCGCTACAG TGGGAGGACTCAGcggcagctgctggagcacgGGAGGAAGGCTAAGATAAAGAGCCTGCCCTTTGAGAG GAAGCACTGCACATCCCGCTACGATGAGAGGCAGTGCCGCTCCTCCCCAGACCTTCTGACAGATGTATCAAAGCAG GTGGAGGAGCTGCGCCTGGCCTACGGCAGCCGGGGCTCGTACCACGCCAATGGAGTGCATGCCTCTGAGCCCACCCTGGACAGCCAGCGTCGGAGCTCCACCATGGAGGTGAGGTTTGCCACTGAGCTGGAGCACTCCAAGACTGAAGCATCCCCCACTTTCCTGCCCCACTCCAAAAGCTCGTCTGCTTTCCCCCTGCTCTACGCTGAGCTGGAGATGGAGCGGGCATGGGAGCCCATCGACTTCTTCGCAGCCAGGAATCCCTTGACATCCTTTCGGCCCCACCACCAGTTCACTGGGAACAGTAAAAGCACCTCTGTGGGCAACATGCGGGAGGTGAGCACCCGGCCGCTGGTGTACATGGATACACCCTGTCCCCTACCCATGgtggccccggccccgccagtGCTCTTTTATCTGGACAGGGCCCTGCAGTCTCCATGCCCTGTACCAGCTTCTGGTGAGGacacagcaggacaggctggTGCAGGCAACCCCGTAGCAGCAAAACCCCCTCGACAGAGCCCAGGTGAGACCCAGGCTGGGCAGTTCCATTGTGAGGCTATAGGCACAGCTATGGGCACAAGCATGATGGGGAAGAACAGGTCACTGGCTCACTCCTTTGATTACAGCCTTCAGGAGCAGCCTCCCAAGCGGTCTTGGAGCCAGTCAGACATGAAAACCATCTGCTTCACCTATGGCTCCGAGTTCAGGCCCCTGGGGCCGTGCCCCGCACTGAGCAGCCGGAAAGGGGGTGTTTATTGGCACGTCCCAGCCCAGCAAGGGCTGGCTCCACGGCCACGGCACTCCACTGAGCGCTacctgggcagcagcactgagtcCAGTGACTCTGACTCGGACCTGCTGGCCACTGACTACTGCTCCCTGTACGGCCGCGTGCTGCGCTCACCCATGGCCCGCGTGCGGCTCTCCTCGGGCAGTCTCCAACtggatgaggaggatgaggaggtgTCCTttgccaccagcactgctgaagaGAGGGTTTCCAGAGGGGCCTCCAAGTATTTCACCTAG
- the FRMD7 gene encoding FERM domain-containing protein 7 isoform X4 yields the protein MVRKGVEGRELKLLPVSLKSHHGCYQHCLTCCFCAVFVCQQKSCGKALFNLTCSHLNLAEREYFGLEFHSQAGNQVWLEPLKPITKQVKNPKEVLFKFMVKFFPVDPGHLREELTRYLFTLQIKKDLAQGRLPCSDKSTALIISHLLQSEVGDFHEETDQQHLATHRYLPNQEYLDKKIMHYHRRHRGKTPAESDIQLLDVARKLEMYGIRPHPASDGEGTQINLAVTHMGVLVLQGNTKINTFNWSKIRKLSFKRKHFLIKLHANISALCKDTLEFTMASRDTCKAFWKTCVEYHAFFRLSEEPKSKPKALLCSKGSSFRYRKHCTSRYDERQCRSSPDLLTDVSKQVEELRLAYGSRGSYHANGVHASEPTLDSQRRSSTMEVRFATELEHSKTEASPTFLPHSKSSSAFPLLYAELEMERAWEPIDFFAARNPLTSFRPHHQFTGNSKSTSVGNMREVSTRPLVYMDTPCPLPMVAPAPPVLFYLDRALQSPCPVPASGEDTAGQAGAGNPVAAKPPRQSPGETQAGQFHCEAIGTAMGTSMMGKNRSLAHSFDYSLQEQPPKRSWSQSDMKTICFTYGSEFRPLGPCPALSSRKGGVYWHVPAQQGLAPRPRHSTERYLGSSTESSDSDSDLLATDYCSLYGRVLRSPMARVRLSSGSLQLDEEDEEVSFATSTAEERVSRGASKYFT from the exons ATGGTCAGGAAAGGGGTTGAAGGCAGGGAGCTGAAGCTTCTCCCTGTCTCTCTGAAATCCCATCATGGCTGCTATCAGCATTGCCTAACCTGTtgcttctgtgctgtgtttgtttgcCAGCAAAAATCCTGTGGGAAAGCGCTCTTCAACCTCACCTGCAGCCACCTCAACCTTGCAGAGAGGGAGTACTTCGGGCTGGAGtttcacagccaggctgggaaccAG GTCTGGTTGGAACCACTAAAACCCATAACAAAGCAAGTCAAAA ATCCTAAGGAGGTTCTTTTCAAATTTATGGTGAAATTTTTCCCAGTGGACCCTGGCCACCTGAGAGAAGAACTGACCAG GTACCTCTTCACCCTCCAGATCAAGAAGGACCTGGCACAGGGGCGGCTGCCCTGTAGTGACAAGAGCACGGCGCTGATCATCTCCCACCTGTTGCAGT CCGAGGTGGGTGACTTCCATGAGGAGACAGACCAGCAGCACCTGGCCACACACAGGTACCTGCCCAACCAGGAGTACCTAGACAAGAAGATCATGCACTACCACCGGAGACACAG AGGGAAGACGCCTGCCGAGTCGGACATTCAGCTGCTGGACGTGGCCAGGAAGCTGGAGATGTACGGAATCCGCCCGCACCCCGCCAGTGATGGCGAGGGGACACAGATCAACCTGGCTGTGACACACATGGGAGTGCTGGTGTTGCAG GGCAATACAAAGATCAACACCTTCAACTGGTCCAAAATTCGCAAACTGAGTTTCAAGAGGAAGCATTTTCTCATCAAGCTCCATGCAAACATCTCT GCGCTGTGCAAGGACACACTGGAGTTCACTATGGCGAGCCGGGACACCTGCAAGGCCTTCTGGAAGACATGTGTGGAGTACCATGCCTTCTTCAGGCTCTCTGAAGAGCCCAAGTCAAAGCCCAAAGCCCTTCTGTGCAGCAAAGGCTCCAGCTTCCGCTACAG GAAGCACTGCACATCCCGCTACGATGAGAGGCAGTGCCGCTCCTCCCCAGACCTTCTGACAGATGTATCAAAGCAG GTGGAGGAGCTGCGCCTGGCCTACGGCAGCCGGGGCTCGTACCACGCCAATGGAGTGCATGCCTCTGAGCCCACCCTGGACAGCCAGCGTCGGAGCTCCACCATGGAGGTGAGGTTTGCCACTGAGCTGGAGCACTCCAAGACTGAAGCATCCCCCACTTTCCTGCCCCACTCCAAAAGCTCGTCTGCTTTCCCCCTGCTCTACGCTGAGCTGGAGATGGAGCGGGCATGGGAGCCCATCGACTTCTTCGCAGCCAGGAATCCCTTGACATCCTTTCGGCCCCACCACCAGTTCACTGGGAACAGTAAAAGCACCTCTGTGGGCAACATGCGGGAGGTGAGCACCCGGCCGCTGGTGTACATGGATACACCCTGTCCCCTACCCATGgtggccccggccccgccagtGCTCTTTTATCTGGACAGGGCCCTGCAGTCTCCATGCCCTGTACCAGCTTCTGGTGAGGacacagcaggacaggctggTGCAGGCAACCCCGTAGCAGCAAAACCCCCTCGACAGAGCCCAGGTGAGACCCAGGCTGGGCAGTTCCATTGTGAGGCTATAGGCACAGCTATGGGCACAAGCATGATGGGGAAGAACAGGTCACTGGCTCACTCCTTTGATTACAGCCTTCAGGAGCAGCCTCCCAAGCGGTCTTGGAGCCAGTCAGACATGAAAACCATCTGCTTCACCTATGGCTCCGAGTTCAGGCCCCTGGGGCCGTGCCCCGCACTGAGCAGCCGGAAAGGGGGTGTTTATTGGCACGTCCCAGCCCAGCAAGGGCTGGCTCCACGGCCACGGCACTCCACTGAGCGCTacctgggcagcagcactgagtcCAGTGACTCTGACTCGGACCTGCTGGCCACTGACTACTGCTCCCTGTACGGCCGCGTGCTGCGCTCACCCATGGCCCGCGTGCGGCTCTCCTCGGGCAGTCTCCAACtggatgaggaggatgaggaggtgTCCTttgccaccagcactgctgaagaGAGGGTTTCCAGAGGGGCCTCCAAGTATTTCACCTAG